GTTCTTGTTCCAGGTCCCGCCAAACAAAAAGGAAAAATACTTTTCTCTTCTTCGCTCAAATGCTTATAATCACAGCCAAAAAACTCAAAACTCTTAATGTTTAAAACCTGATCTTGTAAAATCTTTTTGATGGCTTGCTTTTGCTTTTGATCAGAAAACATTTTTTGAAGCAACACTGAAAACTTTTCATATGCAGTTGGATTTATGAAACACATAGTTTCAGAAATTGGATGTGAAGCTCCATTAGGTGGCATAAAAGCGTCAAGCAATGAGAATAAAGTCTCAAGAGAAGTTCTATTCTGAAGAGCCACTTGCGCTGGATAGACTAGCTCCATAGGCGAGCCTGCTCTTGGCGGACTTGCTGTTGTGGTAGGCTCTAAGATTTGCTCAGGCGATAGAGTACGTGCAATTGGTTGAATATGATAAGTCATTAATAAATCTCCGTTTAAAAATATAGGTCTCTCAGTAAGCGACTATACACTATAAGGATAAAATATTCAAGACTTACATATTAAATTGAGGGTTTTTTGAATGACTGCTCCATGAATCACACCCTGCTCTTCCTTTTGTCACACCTGTGACCTCACTGTTCCTCTTTTTGTTTAACCCGAATACCATTTTTGTCAGGTATGACAAAATAAAAGAAGTAGAGATTACAAATTTACAGTCAAGCTAACCCGTCACTCTCCCGTAAGAATCTGTTTTTTGGCGATTTCATACATCTTCTGAGCTTCTAATTTCAGGCGATGATCGCTAATGCTCACCTCATGAGATGAAAAATCAGCCCGAATCTTATCTAAAAGATCTTGATGACCTGGTTCTTTTAAATCAGAAGAAACAACAGTTTTTGCATAATTTTCAGCATCCTGCCCAGTTAAACCAATTTTTTCAGCAGCCCAAAGACCCAGCAATCTCGCTCTGCGTGCATAAATTTTAAACTCAAGCTCCTGACTATAAGAAAAACCAGACTCTTCTAGCTTTTCTCTATCATCAAAACCACCCATTTCATTCTCCTTTTCTTTTTATTTACGTATTTTTACTTCATTTTGTAAAGTAAATAAAGTCTTTTCTTGAAACTGAGATTTTAAATTTGCAATTTCAAAAAATACTGTTACCCTGTCTTTTGTCCATAAATTTGGATGAAAACCAACACACACTGAAGGTAAAAAGATAATGAAAACAATTCTCTCTTTTCTCTTTGTCACCGTTACACTTTTTTGGAGTACGATTGCTATGTCTACAGAACTTGAAAACACTCTCTATCTCGACATCCCTGAAGGGCGCGTCACAATTGAACTAAGACCTGATCTTGCACCGAATCACGTTGCACGCATCAAAGAACTGACAAAACAAGGCTTTTATAATGGACTGCCTTTTCACCGCGTCATCTCAGGCTTTATGGTTCAAACTGGTGATCCTCTCGGCAATGGAACAGGCGGATCAGGCAAGAAACTGAAAGCAGAATTCAATAGCGAACCTCATACCAGAGGCGCTGTTTCTATGGCACGTGCAAATGATCCAAATTCTGGCGATAGCCAATTCTTTATTGTTCTAGAAGATTCTAACTTTTTAGACAATCAATATACAGTTTGGGGTAGAGTTACAGATGGTATGAAATTAGTTGATAAGATTAAAAAAGGAAAAGGCCAAAGTGGTATGGTTGAAAATCCTGATAAAATTATCAAAATGACACTCGCAACTGACGAAGCGTCAGCGAATCACTAATAGCAAACATCAGTATAACGAGCGAAATTAAGGCGTTATAGGCAAAAAATTTCGCTCGTTAACTATTTAATAAGACTTTTTTCTTGACAAACCTGAAAATCGATGCAATATATACTCTCACACGACATGATCATCTAGATCTTGTTAACTTTTAAACTAAACAAACGACTTAACTAAACGGAGTGGCTACCCATGCACATGAGTTATAGAAAGAACGCGTTTAAAATCTCTCAGATATTTTACGTTACAGCATTAAATAACCATTCAGCTATCTGCTGATTGTATCATTTTTAGTCATTATGACTTTTTTAGACAATAACTGAACCCCTAAAATCAATGAGTATCTTATGAAAAAAAACTATTGGACCATTCTTGGCCTAACTTCAATTCTTTTTTCTATTATCGCCCTAACAACAGGACCCCTTTTTAATGCGAATGCTTACGGTAGTGTTCCTAAAGGCAAATCATCTGATTGTCTTAAACATATTTTTGAAGCTGAAGAAACATACGGCATTCCATCAGGGCTCCTTCTTGCTATTTCACTTGTTGAAAGCGGTCAGAATGGATCCCCTCACCCTTACGCTTTAAATTTAAATGGTCGTAGCGTTTACTCAAGCAATATTCAACATGCATCACAGCAGATTCGCCTAAAAAACGGAAAAGTACGCCCGAACATTTCTGTTGGTTGTATGCAGCTTCAAGTGTCTTACCACAAAAAGCATTTCCAGCCTTTGGATCGCATTCTTGAACCATCAGCAAATGTTGATTATGCAGCGCGCTTTTTATCGAGTCTCTACAGGCAGACAAAAAGCTGGCCTAGAGCTGTTAAGCGTTATAACGGCGGTAGCGCTCAGCAAGTGAACAAATATGTGTGTAAAGTGCATGCACATCTTCATACACTCAACACAAAATCTGCCTCTGTTCTAAGGCATGAACCATGCGGCAAAAATCGGGCGCCCTTTATTTCAGCTGAAACAAAAAGAGCTTTTAAAGCAAATCCATCGAACATGAACTAAGTCATGCTCCTTGATTCAAACAAAAAAGCCATCCGTCTTCGCTAAAGCTACGACGAGACGGATGGCTTTACTTGTTTATGGCAAATCTTAATGTTTGTCTTTCGTCAAAAACTCATGTAGAATGCAAGCAATTCACAATAAGTTGCTATGACTTTTAATAGAGAAAGAAGTTTGAATGTCTAAAGAAGATTTAATTGAAATGAGCGGCACTGTAACCGAACTACTCCCAAATGCAATGTTTCGTGTTGTTCTTGAAAATGAGCATGAGATTTTAGCTCACACCTCTGGCCGTATGCGCAAAAATAGAATCCGCGTTTTGGTCGGTGACAAAGTGAACGTTGAAATGACACCTTACGATCTCACAAAAGGTCGTATTACCTTCCGCCACAAATAAGTCAATGTCAGTACCGATTGACATTCTCATAGATCGCTACCAAGACCGTACGATTGTTCTGATCATCAAGAACAAGAAAATAGAACAGGCCTATTGCTCTCCCTGTTTAGATTCTGAAGCTGCTGAACCCACCTATGGCGCTGTTTTTGAGGCGAAATGCACGCAGCTTTTTCTTGATACAGCAAGTGCTATCTTTACGCCACTCACTCAAACAGGATCACAAAAATCATACTTTTGCAAAAAGAAGGAAAAAGGCATTAAGACAGGCGATATTCGCACTGTTCAGCTTCAAAAGCATTTTCTACCCTTTGAGCGAAAAGAGTCAAACGTCAGCATGCCTCCTGTTTTTAAAGGACGCTATTTGGTCTATCTCCCTTTTGAAAAAGGGATTCACATTTCAAAGAAATGGGCAACAGTCCAAAATGTGGAAGAGATCAGATCAACATTAAAATCCATCTCACCGAATGGTTGGATCCTACGCTCTTCTTCTGAAAACCTTAAGTTTCCTGCTGATATGGCTCTTATCACAGCAGAGGCCAATCATTTAATCGCCCTTTCTCAGAACAAAGACTTCAAAGGA
This portion of the Alphaproteobacteria bacterium genome encodes:
- a CDS encoding DUF1476 domain-containing protein, whose protein sequence is MGGFDDREKLEESGFSYSQELEFKIYARRARLLGLWAAEKIGLTGQDAENYAKTVVSSDLKEPGHQDLLDKIRADFSSHEVSISDHRLKLEAQKMYEIAKKQILTGE
- a CDS encoding peptidylprolyl isomerase, whose amino-acid sequence is MKTILSFLFVTVTLFWSTIAMSTELENTLYLDIPEGRVTIELRPDLAPNHVARIKELTKQGFYNGLPFHRVISGFMVQTGDPLGNGTGGSGKKLKAEFNSEPHTRGAVSMARANDPNSGDSQFFIVLEDSNFLDNQYTVWGRVTDGMKLVDKIKKGKGQSGMVENPDKIIKMTLATDEASANH
- a CDS encoding transglycosylase SLT domain-containing protein; this translates as MKKNYWTILGLTSILFSIIALTTGPLFNANAYGSVPKGKSSDCLKHIFEAEETYGIPSGLLLAISLVESGQNGSPHPYALNLNGRSVYSSNIQHASQQIRLKNGKVRPNISVGCMQLQVSYHKKHFQPLDRILEPSANVDYAARFLSSLYRQTKSWPRAVKRYNGGSAQQVNKYVCKVHAHLHTLNTKSASVLRHEPCGKNRAPFISAETKRAFKANPSNMN
- the infA gene encoding translation initiation factor IF-1, whose product is MSKEDLIEMSGTVTELLPNAMFRVVLENEHEILAHTSGRMRKNRIRVLVGDKVNVEMTPYDLTKGRITFRHK
- a CDS encoding ribonuclease E/G: MSVPIDILIDRYQDRTIVLIIKNKKIEQAYCSPCLDSEAAEPTYGAVFEAKCTQLFLDTASAIFTPLTQTGSQKSYFCKKKEKGIKTGDIRTVQLQKHFLPFERKESNVSMPPVFKGRYLVYLPFEKGIHISKKWATVQNVEEIRSTLKSISPNGWILRSSSENLKFPADMALITAEANHLIALSQNKDFKGYHPLELALQDYGHQKKLSITSSTELDKQVRSIISGFCPDLSQCIKAPSLHPLSDLDYDSQLDKALEYQSIQYDFGSLHCHQVPHGPFFIDIDCKLTSLHTIDNLMLKVGVEIMRLIRVLNLSGIILIDFLRLPLSYQRQKLHQDMRLLGETDPASPQILGFTKAGYFEIIRDHQTPSLPSIRGSKP